Genomic DNA from Brassica rapa cultivar Chiifu-401-42 chromosome A04, CAAS_Brap_v3.01, whole genome shotgun sequence:
ATAAGTTACTGTTCAAATGTTTGTTATAgtatacaacattttttttcgCCGACGGCGATGAAACGGGAGATCTAAGGTTCTATGATTTTGCGAAGATGGGAGCCGGGGATTGGAGTAggagtttggttcggtttgttcGGGCATGATCAAGATCTTGATATGGCATATCATGACGGTATCTCGGGTCGATTGAGAATCGACTTAGGTTTCAGAAAGGGAATCTGCGGAATTTTAAGGAAAGTAAAGATTTGGATCGAGGGACAATGGATCTCGATTATCATTACGATGGAGTCATCAGTCAACACAGGGTGGATAATGGTTTGCGATTCTTTAGTCTCCTGCTCTTATTTAATTAGGAGTGATCTCTATTATCAATGGTTGATTTGGGTTTTACGGTGTTTTGAGAAAGTAAGATTGGCTGAGATCAATTTACAGGGATACGGGATCGTGGGATTTTATTATAGGAATAAGAAAATGGAAAATTGGAAACGATATAAGAAGATGACATGAACCTTTCTTTGGGATATCAttcctctttcatcttcttatATCAAAGATCTTAAGTCGATTACTTGTGGTGTTATCAGGATGCAGAGTAACTTGTTGAGCCACGGTGAGGAGCAGAAGAACGGTGAGGGTAAGCGTAAGAGATTGAAGATCTCCGTGGCGCATTTTGACAACTCTGCTCTCATCAGGACCTATTCCAAAACCCTGATTGGAAGGTGTATGAACCCCGTGGAGCAACAGATGAGTGCATTGTTCACAAATCTACCAAAGATTTGGAAATTGGAGGAAAGGGTTACGGGCAGTGACTTGGGCTTTGGCAAGTTCCAGTTCGACTTCAAGACGGAGGAGGAACTTGAAGCGGTGTTGAGGCAGCAGCCTTTTCATTTTGACTACTGGATGCTGGCATTGGCGAGGTGGCAACCAAAGCAACTCAAGGATTTTCCTTCAGAGATCCCATTTTGGATCAGAGTTGTTGGTCTCCCGCTTGAATTTAGGACCGTTCCTACATTAGAGAGCATTGGTGGAGCTTTGGGGAGAGTGTTGGATGTAGATGTGACCCAAAACCGAGTTCAAATTGTGGTCGACGCTTTCAAAGAACTATGCTTTGAAACGACTATAGATTTCAAAGGTGGAGAATTTTACGAGGAGGAGGAAGTGGCAGTATCTCTGCGCTACGAGAAGCTCTTCGGTTTTTGCGAACTCTGTGGGAGTCTATGTCACAAGGAGGAGCTATGTCCTCTTGATGAGAAGAACACAAAGGCGGGCTCAGAAAGAAGGAGGGAGAACAGAGAAGGGAATGGGGGATGGACTGATGGTGCAAAACATGAGGAGCGAGCTCGTAGCTACAAGGGTGTGGTCATTAATGGTAACAAGGGCCAACAGAACAGAGACAGAGACCGTAGGGAGTTTCATGGGAAGGGTAAGGGTAAAATGATGGAGGCACCAGACTCTAAGTGGGTTAAGGTTCCAGAGCGAGGCAACAGGGGACCTTCTCATCATTATGGAAACCACAGAGGTAACGGGGAGGGTTCAAGGGTCAAAACTACATATAGAGAAGATGTTTCAGTGGTGGGCTCTGGAGCTCAAGTGATGACGTCTAGGACATATCCAACGCAACCAAGAGAGGACCAGGGGCAGCAAACTGTACCTCAGGTAACAAGTGAAGAGGGCGAGATTACGCGAAATGGGGATGCTACTGCAGCTCTACCGTCTGTAGAGTTTCAAATGGAACTATCTAAGACGCAGGCGGAAGGGTCGGAGGTGGTAGCGGAGGCTAGGGAGGAGGAGAGGGGTCTACTTACAGTGCAAGGAATGAGGGAGCAACAAGATGATACGTTTGAAGATATTGAGATGGAACTGGATGATATTAACGTAGCTATGTTGGAGAGTGGCATCGACTTGGAGACAGAGGAAGAGTTTCAAACTCTTTCTGAAGAGGAGCTTGAGCAAGCTTCTGAGGCTCAGGCAGAGAATGTTCTCATTCAGGATGAGGAACAACCGGTGGCTGGTGATACGTACATCACTAAGGAGTTGGGGACAGGGGAATTGGCGACGAGACAGAGTCACCGTAAGAGGTTATTCAAGGCCAACAGCAGCATTGCGGGTAGTTCTAAAATGAGAATGGCGTCGGCGCTTCTCTCACCAAGGAAGAAAGGTGTAGCTAAGGTTGGGACTCGTCATGGAGACAATACCAAACCACCGGAGAACAAGGGACCTTCAATCCCGAAGCCGGTTAACTTAAAATTCTAAGTTTATGGATCAAACCTCATTTATAATGAGAGTACGAATAAAGGATTTGGTTTATGGGGGTGGTGCTTTTATTATTTCAACAAATTTCCttttatttgaagttttatttgGTTTCATGGGTCTGGGGGTAGTAATCATTGTCATGCtccttttgttttttattaagaAGTGGAATAAGATTGGTCTTTTGTGTTCATGGTGTTCTACTCAtaaatatgttttgtttatatattgcGATGAGGTTGTGTGGAGGACGATTTGGAAATGTGGAAGTTTTAGGTGTTCTATTGTTGATTACTCTCTTTCTGTCTCGAGGTCTCTCGATGACATGGAACTTGTTCGACTTGAATGGGGAGTATCCTATGGGAACAGAGGTTGGTGGATTAACGGAGGATGGTGGATCCATGGGTTGGTCTTGAGATGGTTATTATGtttgtttatattatttaataggcAGGGTCTAGAAAATATGATGCACTTCTGGGGGGAGCTAAAAAGCATAAGGAGCCTGTGGATCCAAATGGGAGAAGTGGTGGTTTAGctcttttttataataatgagTATCAGGTGAAGATTCTATATTCTAGTAATAGAATGATAGATATTGAGGCGGTGGTCAAAGGAAAACAAGTTTTTCTTACTTTTGTTT
This window encodes:
- the LOC103863369 gene encoding uncharacterized protein LOC103863369, whose product is MQSNLLSHGEEQKNGEGKRKRLKISVAHFDNSALIRTYSKTLIGRCMNPVEQQMSALFTNLPKIWKLEERVTGSDLGFGKFQFDFKTEEELEAVLRQQPFHFDYWMLALARWQPKQLKDFPSEIPFWIRVVGLPLEFRTVPTLESIGGALGRVLDVDVTQNRVQIVVDAFKELCFETTIDFKGGEFYEEEEVAVSLRYEKLFGFCELCGSLCHKEELCPLDEKNTKAGSERRRENREGNGGWTDGAKHEERARSYKGVVINGNKGQQNRDRDRREFHGKGKGKMMEAPDSKWVKVPERGNRGPSHHYGNHRGNGEGSRVKTTYREDVSVVGSGAQVMTSRTYPTQPREDQGQQTVPQVTSEEGEITRNGDATAALPSVEFQMELSKTQAEGSEVVAEAREEERGLLTVQGMREQQDDTFEDIEMELDDINVAMLESGIDLETEEEFQTLSEEELEQASEAQAENVLIQDEEQPVAGDTYITKELGTGELATRQSHRKRLFKANSSIAGSSKMRMASALLSPRKKGVAKVGTRHGDNTKPPENKGPSIPKPVNLKF